The segment TCGGAAGCACTTTAAAGAGAAGGATCGAGCAGATCTGGCGTGAACTCTATGTCATCCATGAAGGATTCATGGAGATAGAAACGCCTACCGTTGGTATCGAAGATGTTTTTGTTGCATCCGGTCATGTTGGAGGTTTTTCCGACCCTCTCTGCGAATGCAAGGAATGTGGCGAAGCGTTCCGAGCAGATCACCTTGTTGACAAGATAGTAGAAATTGCAGATGCTTTGAGCAACGAGGAACTTGACAGGCTGATCAAGGAGAACGACATTGGATGTCCCGAATGTGGTGGCGAACTTGGCAAAGCTTATGAGTTCAACCTTATGTTCAAGACGAGCATCGGTCCGGGTACAGGAAGACAGGGCTACATGCGTCCTGAAACTGCACAGGGAATGTTCATAAATTTCCAGAGGCTTTCCCGATACTATCGTGAAAAACTACCCTTTGGTGCAACCCAGATAGGAAAATCATACCGTAACGAGATCTCACCGAGGCAGGGAGTCATCAGACTTCGTGAGTTCACACAGGCAGAAGCTGAGATCTTCACACATCCGGAAGAAAAGACCCATCCGAACATTGGTAGGTTCGAAGGTGTTACATTAAACCTTTATTCAGATGAAGCACAGCAAAAGGGTGTTATCGAACAGATGACCGTCAGGGAAGCTATCGACCAGAACATCATTGCACATGAGTTCCTGGCCTACCACATTGCACTTACAAACAGTTTCCTGCAACGTGTGGGTATTGCTGCAGATAAGCTCAGGTTCAGGCAGCACCAGAAAGACGAGATGGCACACTATGCTATCGATTGCTGGGATGCTGAGATACTGACCGACAGGTTCGGCTGGATCGAGGTCGTTGGAATTGCGGACAGGACAGACTATGACCTGATGGCACATGCAAAGACCAGTGGAAAAGAACTTGTTGTCAATATCGAGTATGATGAGCCGAAGATGATAGAACAGTTCGTGGTCAAGCCAAACATGGCAAAAATGGGACCTCTGTTCAAAGGAAAGGCAAAGGCTGTTGCTGATGCACTTAAAGAATTAAGCTCCGACGAACTTGACAATGAAGAGATCAAGGTAACCGTTGATGGTGAGGAGTTCACAGTTCCTTCTGATATCATATCATATGCACAGGAAACTGTCAAGGTCAGCGGTGAAAAGATCGTACCGCATGTCATTGAACCATCCTATGGTATTGACAGGATCCTCTACTGCACAATGGAACATGCCTTTGAAGAAGAAATGGTCGCTGCAGAAGGCGACGAGGAAGAAGAGGAAAGGATAGTCCTCAGGTTCCAGAACGAGGTCGCACCTGTACAGGTAGCTGTCCTGCCACTGCTTACAAGAGAAGAACTGATGGGGCCTGCAAAGCAGATCGCAGAAAAGCTTCGAAACAGGGGACTGCTTGTAGCCTATGATGACTCAAGAGCCATCGGCAGACGTTACCGCAGGAACGATGAGATCGGAACACCATATTCCATAACCGTCGATTATGATACGATCGAGGATCATTCCGTGACCATCCGAGACCGTGATACAATGGAACAGGTAAGGGCACCAATCGATGGCATTGAAGATGCAATATATGACCTGGTCTATGGAAAGAAGGACTTTGATACCGCAGGTGTGAAGCTGTAAACACTTTCACACCGCTTGCCTCATATTTAATAAGGTTAAGAACGTAATTGCATCAAGCAACTTTCAAACCTGTAATAAATATGAGCAACTTTATCAAACACTCCCTGGTCAAACCAGATACTATAGAACAAAGGCTCTATCAGCTTGACCTTGCCGGAAAGGCACTATCAGCACCAACACTGGTAGTTTTGCCAACCGGCCTTGGTAAGACCATTGTTGCACTTCTTGTTATTGTTTCCAGATTAGAAAAAGCCGGAGGAAAGGTCCTTATCCTTTCCCCCACAAAACCACTGGTTGAGCAACATGCTTCTTTTTTAAAAACTGCCCTTAACATACCCGAAGAAGAGATACTGACATTCACAGGTGCAGTTTCCCCTGAGAACAGGGCAAAGCTCTGGGAAAAGGGAAGGGTGATCATATCAACACCACAGGTCATTGAGAACGACATCCTCACAAAAAGAATCAGCCTCGAGGATATTTCACACATCACTTTTGACGAAGCACACAGGGCTGTCGGGAATTATGCTTACACCTATATTGCAGAGAGATATTTCCAGGATGCTAAGAACCCGCATTGTCTTGCTATCACTGCAAGCCCGGGAAGTTCCGATGAGAAGATCAGTGAGGTCTGCAACAACCTGTTCATAAGTTCAGTTGCCATCAAGACAGAATCCGATTCGGATGTTGCCCCATACATTCACAAAAAAGAGATAGAATGGAAGCACGTCATACTGCCGGATGAGATGAAAGAGCTGAAAAAGCTCCTGGACAAGGTCCTTGATGACAGGTTCAAGAAGCTTGGGGAACTTGGATATTCCCTCTCATCCGGGAAAAGTGCTTCAAAAAGGGATCTACTGGGCCTGCAGAAGAAGTTGCAGGGAGAACTAAGAGGCATGGCCGATCCAGCAGTGTTCAGTGCATTATCCATACTGGCCGAGATCATGAAAGTAAATCATGCAGTGGAGATCATTGAGACACAGGGTATCGAATCCCTTTCAAAATATGCTGACAGGCTGGAGAACGAAGCAGTCTCAAAGAGCGGAAGCAAGGCTGCAAAACGCCTTTCTGAAGACATTTACATGAGACAGTTCTACCACAGGATAAAAGAATGCAGCACAGAGCATCCAAAACTTAATGTTGTTCGTGACCTTGTTTCAAAGGAACTCACTGACAAGCCAGAATCCCGGGTTATTGTCTTTACAAATTATCGTGACACCTCTGAGATGGTCACAAACTCCCTTTCCGAGATAGAAGGGATACGACCTATCAAGTTCGTGGGACAAAGCTCAAAATTCCGTGATAAAGGACTCACACAGAAACAGCAGGTTGAGATCATCGAGAAATTCAAAGCAGGGGACTACAATGTCCTCGTAGCGACCTCAGTAGCTGAAGAGGGACTCGACATACCTGCCACTGACCTTGTACTTTTCTACGAACCAGTACCCTCCGAGATCAGAAGCATACAGAGAAAAGGTCGTACCGGCAGAAAGCATGAAGGAAGAGTCGTTGTACTGGTTACCAAAGGTACAAGGGATGAAGCGTACTACTGGAGTTGTACCCATAAGGAGCGCCGGATGCAGAGCAATATGCAGCAATGGCAGGAGACAATGACCTCCGACAATGATAATCACGACATTACAGGTGAATTTGGAGTCAGCCAGAAACAGCAAACGGGACTCTCAGACTTTACAGATGATGAAGTAACAGTTGTCCTTGACCAGAGGGAGATCCGAAGCACTGTAGCACGAAATCTTGAGAAGATGGGGATTAATATCGTTGTCAAGACCCTTGAGGTCGGAGATTATATCGTCAGCGACAGGACAGCCATCGAGCGTAAGAGTGCAGAGGACTTTGTGAGTAGCTTGCTTGACAGGGACCTTTTCAGGCAAATATCCGACCTTTCAGGAGCCTATGATAAGCCCATAATGATAATTGAGGGAGAAGGCTTGTTCACTTCCAGAATGCTTAATCCGAATGTGATACATGGAACCCTTGCAGCCCTTGTTCTTGACTTCGGCGTATCTGTATTATACACACGAGATCCTGAAGACACAGCATCCCTTATCAGCATCCTGGCAAAAAGAGAGCAGGTTGATGAAAAGCGAGAGATCAGTGTGCATGGGAAGAAGTCTTCAATGTTGCTTTCACAGCAGCAGGAATACATTGTATCCTCCATTAGTGATATTGGACCCAATGCTGCGAGAAATCTGCTCGAACATTTTGATTCGGTTGAAAATGTCATGAAAGCCGAACAGGATGAACTTACAAAGGTCAAGAACATCGGACCAAAGACCGCATCAAAGATGAGGGAAATCCTCACAGGTAAATATAAAGGATAAAAAGGTGAACAAGGGCAGAATCGCCCTGAAATTTATTAAAGCATGTTCATTTCTATTTTTTAGCCTGATAAGTTCCAACCTATTACACCGATACCAGACCGATAAGCTTCAACATATCACCCCGATATTTGACCGATAAGTTCCAACTTATTGAACCAATAACTAAACTGACCATGCCATTAAATTAGCTATTTAATTTGCCATTCAATTTTGATCCTATCGGTCATCAGCAAGCTATCAATGAACTGTTCGACCGATCTAAGACCAGGTGTTCAATTAAGCCTTTCAAGGATATCAAGGCATTTTTCCATTATCTCAAGATATTCCCTGATCCTGCGAGGATCATTCTCGGAATGAATCAGACTTGCAATGGATTCTAACTTCATTTTCAGCATATCGGCAACAGAGCCCGTGACTTCCACGTGTTTGGCCGAGGATGCAGGCACAGATCCCTGCCTTACATCAGGAGAAGCAAAAGAGATTGGCACCTGGTCTGCTGGAAGTTGTCCTGCAGGTACTGAAAATGTTGTGGCTTCCTGAACCGGAACATTCTGTGGAACAGTGGGGACTTCTGACCTCATCGTTTGTTCCTGTGAAGTCATATTTGTGCCAACAGGTTCGCCCTGACAAATAGGACAAAGGACATCGCCGTGATACCTGAACATAGGGGCTCCACATGTTGTGCAGTGCTGTGCAAGCATTGTGCCACCAAGTTCCAGTAATCTTGAGATCTGTTTTATTTTATCGTCACTATCGCTCATTTATTCACCTTTTTACTTACTCCATGAATGAAAGTCTTTTTATAGGATATAATTGTTAGGGATACTACAGCATTGATTCTTATTTTATATCATTAAACCATTTTAAGGTGATCCAAATGTTAGGAGCCAGCCAACCTGAAGACGTCATAAAGCAATGTACGCAAGTGTTAGAACACATCGCAAACGATAATTCAGTTCCAAGGAACATCAGACGTTCAGCAAATGACATCCTTGCAACATTGAATAACGAAGCAGAGCCACTATTCCTTAGAACATCATCCAGTATTTCAATACTGGAAGATATCAGCAACGACCCAAATATCCCGTTGCACACAAGAACCCTTATCTGGAATGTTGCAAGCCAGCTTGAAACAATTCCTGTAGACGATTAATATCAAAACTACCCACGATAAGTGGGAAGAGATCCGGTCTGATGATTCAGACCAAACTTATCCTTTTATTTTATGCATATTGTAGCTTACATGCTTTTCCCGAACGTAAGTATAATAGCCATTGATAACTTTTTATGCATGAAATTACGATTACTACCTACGATAATTACTATAAATTAAAAGAGATTTTATCATGAAATTCGATCCTGAAGCCATAAGAAAAGCAACCAAAGAAGACTTTGATGCTACATGGAAAAATGGGAAGGACCTTGTTCACAGATCAGGGCTGAACCAGCAGTACCCACACACATCATTCAATTTTGGAAAAGCACATCCGGTCTACGATACAATATCAAAGCTCAGAGAAGCCTACATGCGCATGGGCTTTGACGAGATGATGAATCCGCTAATTGTGGATGAACGTGAAGTTCATAAGCAGTTTGGCCACGAAGCACTGGCAGTCCTTGACCGCTGTTTCTACCTGGCAGGATTACCAAGACCAAACGTTGGCATCTCCGACCAGAGGATCGCAACAATAAAAGAGATGCTTGGAGGTATTGATGATGACGGGATCGAGATCATCCGAAAAGTTCTCCATTCATACAAGAAGGGAGAAGTTGAAGGGGATGACCTTGTCCCCGAGATCGCACACAAGCTCGATGTTTCTGACGCTCTTGTTGTCGAAATGATTGACCAGGTATTCCCGGAATTCAAGGAACTTACCCCTCAGGCCACCAGGAAAACACTTAGAAGCCACATGACATCCGGATGGTTCCTTTCCCTTGCAGGCATACTGGAACGTGCAAGACCACCATTCCACTTCTTCTCGATAGACCGTGCTTTCAGGAGAGAACAGCAGGAAGATGCATCACGGCTCATGACCTACTACACTGCTTCATGTGTGATCATGGATGAAGATGTCACAATCGACCATGGAAAAGCAGTTGCACAGGGACTTCTTTCCCAGTTCGGTTTCGAAAAATTCCTTTTCAGGCCTGATGAGAAGAGGAGCAAATATTATGTCCCCGACACACAGATCGAAGTGTTTGCATATCATCCGAAACTTGTGGGCTCAAATACAAAATACTCCGATGGCTGGATAGAGATCGCAACCTTTGGAATATACTCACCAATCGCTCTTTCAGAGTACGATATACCATACCCGGTCATGAATCTCGGACTTGGTGTTGAAAGGCTTGCCATGATCCTCCACGACTCCACCGACCTGCGTGCAATGACATATCCACAGATCCCACAGTACTCCGAATGGACATTGAAGGACGGAGAACTGGCAACGATGATATTTGTGGACAAGTTGCCCGAAACCACCGAAGGTCAGGAGATCATGGACAGCATCGTAGAGCAATGTGAGCTACATTCATCAGAACCAAGCCCATGCGAATTTGCTGCCTGGGAAGGATCAATTCACGGAAAAAAGGTCAAAGTATCCGTAGTAGAGCCCGAAGAGGATACAAAGCTCTGTGGTCCAGCAACATTCAACGAAGTGCTTGTCTATGAGAATGATGTTCTGGGACTTCCAAACAACAAGAAGTGGAAGAAGGCTTACGAGAACCACTCAGCAAGGACAGGCGTAAGGTTCCTTGATGCTTTTGCAGCACAGGCAGCCAGGGAGATCGAAGAAGCAGTTGAGAGCGGTGAGAATACAGTGGAAACACGTGTAAGGATCGTTAAAGTGCCATCCGAGATCAACATAAAACTAGACCCACTTGCCCAGAGATACATAACTGGCAAGAACAAGAAAATAGATATCCGCGGCCCCGTCTTCACAACTGTCAGGGCAGAGATCGAATAAAAACAATTTGAAGGAAGAAATATGTTCACAGAGATCGCAAAGCTCATGGACAAAGGTGAGCCAGTCTGCATAACCTTTGAAAACGGAGATACAGGAGAGGAATACGACCTCCTGTACTGTGAACTTATTACAAAAGCACGCGACGGAGAGGCATTCCTTGCCTCCTCCCAGCGATGCCCCCCCGGCAAATATGTTCTGGGAGTTTCTGAAGACAAGCCTGATGGCTATTACCTCAAGTCCGGTCGTTATATTGATAAAGAGACCGCTGCCAATGCAGCCTCAAATCTTCCAAGGGTCAGCAGGGAATATGACCACATAAAGATCGAGCCATTGTCAAAGAACGATGGGCATTTTGATGTAATGATACTCTACCTGATGCCAGAGAAAGCTATGAGAATAGTTCAGGCTATGGCATATAACGATGGAGAGCGTTTATGCATCGACACCTTCGGTGCAGCTTCCATATGCGGAGATTGTACGGCACTTGCGTATGAAAAAGGGACAGGATTATCCTATGGCTGCAAGGGTTCACGCAAGCACAGTGATTATAGCGATAACGAGACACCTATCGGTCTACGCTTTGACAAAGCAAAAAAAATAGAAAAGGGATTGAAGAATATCCCCGAAACCAGAAATTGACCGAAACTTAATGTGCTTGTGCTTCAAACCAGCTTTCTTTTGTAATTTATCCACATTTAACGTGCTTCGTAGAAGCACATGTCCTCAGCCATCACACGAGTCTCTTTTCCGACATCGTTGGAAAGCACCTTGCTTATGCGGGCAATGCCTTTGGTCTGGAGCTGAAGGCGGATCATCATGGTCTCATGCTCCTCAAAGAACATGCCATCCCCGGCAATTGTCCTGTGGGTTGACAACTGGTGCTTTACCACTTTTGCAATTATGCCGGTGGTCCCATGCATAAGGTCCTGTATGGAAGTATGGGTAAGAAATACAGTATCGCCTGCATTCACATTTAAGGCTGTGAAAAAATTCTGAGGTGTACGTATCTCGATCGTGCGCAACTGATGGTTCTTCAGCTCAGAAATGACTAAATCCGATATACCCGTAAGTGCGACGTATTCCATTTTGATCACCCGTACATTGGGAACTCTTTTCTTGGCGTTGTTGACTGTTCAGTTGTACGAACATCCTCAGCAAGCTTCTGCATTTCAACTTCGATCTTTTCAGCCTGTTCAATAAGGTCCTCCGTATCTATCGAAAATCCATACAGGGAATTCAGGACATCTACGACCACTGCCGCTGCTCTTGGGTCCGGGTTCTGGGTCTTGGTTGCCCCAAGAAGGCTTATGGCCGGCAGACCATGCATGAAACATTCTGCCATTACACTACCTGAAATACCTGAGATCGTACCCATCTGGAAGATCTCTACCTTTTCTTTGATCTTTTCCAGCATTTCCTCATTGGTCGCTGCACCAAAGACCTTGTTATCCTCACCCATAGTAGCAATACCTGCGATAGAGATAACCTCTTTTACACCGACAGATTTGGCCCATCCGACAAGGGCCTTGCTGACATCATAGGAAACTGAAGGATTGATAGGGATATCAGATACCACCATCACAATATTATGTTCCTCACTCTCATAGATCCTGACCGGCATGTTGACAAGACCCTCGTACAGAACAGCTATAGGAGGGAAATACCTGGATTCAATGGAACCGATATATTCCATGTCCAGTTCTTCAATAATTTGCTGGCTGGCAATATTACCCACAAGACCTATTCCCGGAAAACCTTCGATCAATATAGGCTCTTTTGATCTTACGGGCTTTGTTATGATCTCTACATCGATCGCATCATAATCATCTGTTTCTGACAAAAAAATCACCCTCTATAAATGTAACCCCATCACTATTCAGTTCGTATACTTTACACTTATTATATAATTGGAGATTCTCATAGATAAGAACATCGTTATCAGATCGCAGAACGATATACATAAAACCGATGATAACAAAATGCATTCAAATAATGGAGAATTATCATGGAAGGATCTATACAATATTTTGATGATGTAGGCAAACAGAACACCGATAATGTTGTGAAGGTAGCTGCCAAAAGAGCAGAAGAACTGGGGATAAAACATATTGTCCTTTCAAGTACTGAAGGTTATACGGCCCTGAAGATGGCAGAAGAGGTTAAAGGCAAAGACATAAAGATAATTGCTATAACCCATCAGTACGGACTCCGCGAGGATGGAAACTGGGAAATGGACGAAGATAACCTGAAGAAACTGCAGGAAATGGGCGTCCTGGTCACCACACAATCACACATGTTCTCAGGAGTAGAACGTGCTATCTCAAAGAGGCTGGGTGGTGCAAGCCGTGCAGATGTTATCTCTGACACACTTCGTGCAGTCTTCGGAAAAGGTTTCAAGGTCGCTCTGGAAGTCGTGATGATGGCAGCAGATTCAGGTCACATTCCTGTCTCAAAGGATACCGAAGTAATAGCCATCGGAGGAACACGCCAAGGCGCCGACGTGGCTCTTGTGGTAAGACCTGCACATTCACAGAATTTCTTTGACATACAGGTTCGCGAGATCCTTGCAATGCCACGTGCAAAAGAAGAAGCAAAATAAAAAATTTGCATAAAAACAGATTAAAACAAAATAAGATTTAGATTAGATAAATTAAATCAAACTAAATTAAACTAAAAGAAATCAAACTAAAATACGTATTCAAGCTAAGGCATCTATAGAGATGCCATCCTTTTTTATATTGCATATTCTTGTTGAACTTATTCAACTTTCACATCTTCATCTTCGAATTCATCATTGACAAGAGCAGTATCGCTTCCTGGAACAGAACTGGAAGACCCTGATGCCTCTGTTTTAAAACTTGAAGCTGCTTTGAGGTTCATTGCTGTAACAGCTACAATGAGAACGAAAGCAAGAATCGCAATGCCAATTACAGTTAAAGTGTCCATGAAATTAAAAAAAGAATAAGTGTCGAAAGGACACTTACTGTGGCTTTTCGTACAATGCGGTCTTTGTCATCTGGACGCCTTTCTTAGAGTGTGGCTTCCTGAAGACAGAGTCGTTTGCTTTTTCGATCTCACGTGCGTCGATTGCAAGCTGTGCTGCTGCGCGCATCATTTCATGACCGGTAGCAGTTGTGAGTGTAACCTGTTCGATCTCCTTCATCATGAAGCATGCAGGGAAGTTGATCTGTGCGACCTTGTCAGCCATGTGGAGTGCTGCAAGTGCCTTTGCTTTTGCGTATGGGTTGTTGAAACCTGCGCGCTCGATGCACTTCTCTGGCTTTGCGAGAATGTGTGGAAGCTCAAGGTCCTTGCCGGACTTGCCTTCGTCGACCTGTGCAGCGACTGCATCAAGTTCTTCCTGGATCATCCTGACAACACCACAGGTTGAGAGGACCTTCATTGCATCGGAGTTAAAGGATGCCATCTCTACAGCATCAAGGAACTCTGTCTTTGCGCCGATAAGTGGGTCGACGGTCATAACGATGTAACCGAAGCCTGCATCTTCGAGTGCCTGTCTGTCATCTTTCTTGGTTGGACCATCGGAGATAACGATGCATGGAACATCTTTGTAAAGCTCACGTGCAGCGGTTGGGCCTGGTGCACTGGAGTTAGGGCTGATCATCACATAGAAATCAGCACCCCATTCCTTGAATGCTTCTGTCTCTGCAGCTTCTGCTTTGCCCATTTTAGGACCAGTTCCGAAAACACGTACACTGATACCTTCTCTTGCTGCGATCTCGTCCTGAACAAGGTCAATGACCTGACTCATACCAAGATTTCCTAATTTAATAAATCCTATTTTTGCCATAGTAGATCACATTACTGCAAGTACGGATTAGGATATAATATTTTTGATTATTTCTACATAACAGAAGCTGAAAATGCACCGACTTCACAAAAATGAAAAGAAGCTTTCGAAAGCATATTAAGTAATAATTCGCTGTTTTTTAAAATAAATAGAAAAGAAAAAATATAGAGCAACTCTTTTATCCCTTATACCATCCCATATAGTGTATATTATGTTAGTATTTGGATTAACGATCTGTCTCAGAAGGCATATCCTACCCGAAAAGCTTAAAAGTAATGTGGGGAATTGTAGTTCAATCTCAGTACATCCCATTATTACAGATCCGTAATCAGGATCTTAAAGTTTCAGGTATGGTCAAGTGAATTCCAGCAATAATATTTCTCAGAAAAGATATTCTAAACTAATTGTTTTTGATATGGATAGTACGCTCATTGATGCAGAAAGTATCGATGAACTTGCACGTGCTGCAGGCGTTGTGGATAAGGTTTCTGTTGTTACCGAAAAAGCAATGAATGGCGATATTGACTATCATCAGGCTTTAAAGGATAGAGTCAAACTTCTAAAAGGATTGAAGCTGGAAACTGCACAGGAAGCAATGAGAGCTATGCAACTCATGCCCGGTGCAGAAGAACTTGTTAAACATGTAAAGTCCCTGGGATTCAAAACAGCAATGCTGTCAGGCGGCTTCACCCTATCAACAGACAGAGTTGGTGAACTCCTTGGTATTGATTACGTATACTCTAATATACTTGCTGTAAAGGACGGATATCTTACAGGCGAGGTCAGCGGTCCAATGGCAGATAATTGCTCCAAAGAAGTGGTCTTTGAAAAGATCGCAAAGGAGATGGGTTTTGAGACCACTGATTGCATCGTTGTTGGTGATGGTGCCAACGATATCTGCCTCTTTAAAAGAGCAGGATGTGCAATTGCATTTAATCCAAAACCGATTCTGCGCCAATATGCAGATGAGGTTGTTACCCAAAAAGACCTCAGGGCAATAATTCCGATCATCGATTCACTCGATCTGGATTAAAGCCCTACGTATCGTGCATTAGAAATGCATGAAATGCCAGCTTTTTTGCTGGAGCGGGAGGATATATAGAACATGTTGAAAGAATTGAACACCAAAAGGCAGGATCTTAAAACTGCATCTGAAGAAGCTAAAGAAAAGAGAAATGGATTGAACGCTGAAGCAAGCACTCTTGCTGCAAAGCGTAATGATCTCAACAAGCGCACAAAAGAACTCATCAACGAAGCACAGGAATACAAGAAGCTCCGTGACGAGAACAATGAGCAGGTTAAAGAGAACAAAGCAAAGCGTGACGAGATCAATGCCAAAGCAAACGAAGTATTTGCAAAGGTCGATGCATTACGTACCGCAAATAATCTTACCGGTCCATCCATCAAAGATATCAGAAAAGATATCGACCGTCTTGAATTCACACAGCAGACAGAAGTGCTGACCCCAGGCAAGGAAAAGGAACTGGTCAACAAGATCACAGAGCTTCAGAAACTCTATGTCGTTAAGCAGGAACAGCTCGAGAGCAACACAGAGCTTAAGACCCTGTTAACAGAAGCACAGGAGATTCGCGACGAAGCATCAGAATTCCACAATGTCCTTTCAGAATACGCACAGAAAGCACAGGAATATCATGACAAGATGATCTCCACCTTCAAGGAAGCCGACAAGATGCGTGCAGAATCTGATGCTGCTCACAAACAGTTCGTCGAGTTCCAGGAGAAGGCTGATGAACAACATAAGTTATTCATTGCAGCACAGAAAGAGATCAGGGACATCGATAAAGAAGTTCGCAAGATCAGGAAAGGCGAAGACACTGGCAAGAAGGTAGCATCTATGGAAGATGTTAGAAAAGATGCAGAAGACATCTTTGACAAGTTCAAGTCAGGTCAGAAGCTCACCACAGAGAACCTTATGACCTTGCAGAAGTCCGGTCTGCTTTAATCGGAAATTTGACAACATCGAGGGTGTTAATTCACCCTCAATTTATTCTAATATTCATTGGATCTACCAGATCCATCCTTTTTGAGTACTGTTTTTTAGTAATTGATAAGTTGATAGTGATCACTATCTCTTTCAGATCATAAATAGAAAAATTGATCTACTGCCCCATATAAGAAGCGGAAATTATTTTTGAGATGGCTAAATGAACATGAATGTAGTTTTGATAAATAAAATGAACATAGGGATTTTGAAAAGGTGAAAGGGATGTCTGTTGAGAGCGAATTTAGAGAATATAAAGAAGATGTAATGAAACTTTTGGACTATTTTAAATGTCCAGAGGGCTGTGAGAAGTGTAAAAATGTGAAGGAGAAGAAAGGTGTCACGATGGACATTTTCCCATTCTGGATTCAGAACAAAGAGTATTCTGATAAAATAGCAATTGCCCCTTGTGACAAGGGTGTGGAAATTGCGAAGGCTCTTGCAGAGCAGAAGAAATCATTGTTTGCTTATATTGTTGATGTTGGACAAATGGATGAGCAAGAGGCCGTGGGATTGTATGCATCTTTCCTTGGCAATATTGAATTGTTGGAAGAACA is part of the Methanococcoides orientis genome and harbors:
- a CDS encoding Sjogren's syndrome/scleroderma autoantigen 1 family protein — its product is MSDSDDKIKQISRLLELGGTMLAQHCTTCGAPMFRYHGDVLCPICQGEPVGTNMTSQEQTMRSEVPTVPQNVPVQEATTFSVPAGQLPADQVPISFASPDVRQGSVPASSAKHVEVTGSVADMLKMKLESIASLIHSENDPRRIREYLEIMEKCLDILERLN
- the glyS gene encoding glycine--tRNA ligase, yielding MDRYEQVIELAKRRGFLWNSFELYGGTAGFYDYGPLGSTLKRRIEQIWRELYVIHEGFMEIETPTVGIEDVFVASGHVGGFSDPLCECKECGEAFRADHLVDKIVEIADALSNEELDRLIKENDIGCPECGGELGKAYEFNLMFKTSIGPGTGRQGYMRPETAQGMFINFQRLSRYYREKLPFGATQIGKSYRNEISPRQGVIRLREFTQAEAEIFTHPEEKTHPNIGRFEGVTLNLYSDEAQQKGVIEQMTVREAIDQNIIAHEFLAYHIALTNSFLQRVGIAADKLRFRQHQKDEMAHYAIDCWDAEILTDRFGWIEVVGIADRTDYDLMAHAKTSGKELVVNIEYDEPKMIEQFVVKPNMAKMGPLFKGKAKAVADALKELSSDELDNEEIKVTVDGEEFTVPSDIISYAQETVKVSGEKIVPHVIEPSYGIDRILYCTMEHAFEEEMVAAEGDEEEEERIVLRFQNEVAPVQVAVLPLLTREELMGPAKQIAEKLRNRGLLVAYDDSRAIGRRYRRNDEIGTPYSITVDYDTIEDHSVTIRDRDTMEQVRAPIDGIEDAIYDLVYGKKDFDTAGVKL
- a CDS encoding DUF169 domain-containing protein, giving the protein MFTEIAKLMDKGEPVCITFENGDTGEEYDLLYCELITKARDGEAFLASSQRCPPGKYVLGVSEDKPDGYYLKSGRYIDKETAANAASNLPRVSREYDHIKIEPLSKNDGHFDVMILYLMPEKAMRIVQAMAYNDGERLCIDTFGAASICGDCTALAYEKGTGLSYGCKGSRKHSDYSDNETPIGLRFDKAKKIEKGLKNIPETRN
- a CDS encoding UPF0147 family protein; its protein translation is MLGASQPEDVIKQCTQVLEHIANDNSVPRNIRRSANDILATLNNEAEPLFLRTSSSISILEDISNDPNIPLHTRTLIWNVASQLETIPVDD
- a CDS encoding DEAD/DEAH box helicase, which codes for MSNFIKHSLVKPDTIEQRLYQLDLAGKALSAPTLVVLPTGLGKTIVALLVIVSRLEKAGGKVLILSPTKPLVEQHASFLKTALNIPEEEILTFTGAVSPENRAKLWEKGRVIISTPQVIENDILTKRISLEDISHITFDEAHRAVGNYAYTYIAERYFQDAKNPHCLAITASPGSSDEKISEVCNNLFISSVAIKTESDSDVAPYIHKKEIEWKHVILPDEMKELKKLLDKVLDDRFKKLGELGYSLSSGKSASKRDLLGLQKKLQGELRGMADPAVFSALSILAEIMKVNHAVEIIETQGIESLSKYADRLENEAVSKSGSKAAKRLSEDIYMRQFYHRIKECSTEHPKLNVVRDLVSKELTDKPESRVIVFTNYRDTSEMVTNSLSEIEGIRPIKFVGQSSKFRDKGLTQKQQVEIIEKFKAGDYNVLVATSVAEEGLDIPATDLVLFYEPVPSEIRSIQRKGRTGRKHEGRVVVLVTKGTRDEAYYWSCTHKERRMQSNMQQWQETMTSDNDNHDITGEFGVSQKQQTGLSDFTDDEVTVVLDQREIRSTVARNLEKMGINIVVKTLEVGDYIVSDRTAIERKSAEDFVSSLLDRDLFRQISDLSGAYDKPIMIIEGEGLFTSRMLNPNVIHGTLAALVLDFGVSVLYTRDPEDTASLISILAKREQVDEKREISVHGKKSSMLLSQQQEYIVSSISDIGPNAARNLLEHFDSVENVMKAEQDELTKVKNIGPKTASKMREILTGKYKG
- the sepS gene encoding O-phosphoserine--tRNA ligase; protein product: MKFDPEAIRKATKEDFDATWKNGKDLVHRSGLNQQYPHTSFNFGKAHPVYDTISKLREAYMRMGFDEMMNPLIVDEREVHKQFGHEALAVLDRCFYLAGLPRPNVGISDQRIATIKEMLGGIDDDGIEIIRKVLHSYKKGEVEGDDLVPEIAHKLDVSDALVVEMIDQVFPEFKELTPQATRKTLRSHMTSGWFLSLAGILERARPPFHFFSIDRAFRREQQEDASRLMTYYTASCVIMDEDVTIDHGKAVAQGLLSQFGFEKFLFRPDEKRSKYYVPDTQIEVFAYHPKLVGSNTKYSDGWIEIATFGIYSPIALSEYDIPYPVMNLGLGVERLAMILHDSTDLRAMTYPQIPQYSEWTLKDGELATMIFVDKLPETTEGQEIMDSIVEQCELHSSEPSPCEFAAWEGSIHGKKVKVSVVEPEEDTKLCGPATFNEVLVYENDVLGLPNNKKWKKAYENHSARTGVRFLDAFAAQAAREIEEAVESGENTVETRVRIVKVPSEINIKLDPLAQRYITGKNKKIDIRGPVFTTVRAEIE